The following are from one region of the Candidatus Aminicenantes bacterium genome:
- a CDS encoding ATP-dependent Clp protease proteolytic subunit encodes MTLIPFVVEQDGRSERAYDIYSRLLRDNIIFIGTEIDDSLANTVIAQLLFLEAENPEKEISVYINSPGGSITAGLAIYDTMQYVSNEISTIGVGQAASMAAVLLAAGAPGKRIALANTRVLLHQPFGGTQGQASDIAIQAKEILRMRDSLYHILVKHTRQPKTKIQADIERDFIMSAVQAREYGIIDQIYTSRTPAKK; translated from the coding sequence ATGACTCTCATCCCCTTTGTCGTCGAGCAGGACGGCCGCTCCGAGCGGGCCTACGACATCTATTCCCGCCTGTTGCGCGACAACATCATCTTCATCGGGACCGAGATCGACGACAGCCTGGCCAACACGGTCATCGCCCAGCTGCTGTTCCTGGAAGCCGAGAATCCGGAGAAGGAGATCTCGGTCTATATCAACTCGCCCGGCGGGTCGATCACCGCCGGCCTGGCCATCTACGACACCATGCAATACGTCAGCAACGAGATCTCGACCATCGGGGTCGGCCAGGCAGCCAGCATGGCGGCGGTGCTGCTCGCGGCCGGCGCGCCCGGCAAACGGATCGCCCTGGCCAACACCCGGGTCCTGCTGCACCAGCCTTTCGGCGGCACCCAAGGCCAGGCCTCGGACATCGCCATCCAGGCCAAGGAAATTCTGCGGATGCGGGACTCCCTGTACCACATCCTGGTCAAGCACACCCGCCAGCCCAAGACCAAGATCCAGGCCGACATCGAGCGCGACTTCATCATGTCCGCGGTCCAGGCCCGGGAGTACGGCATTATCGACCAGATCTACACCTCCCGGACCCCGGCCAAGAAATAG
- the clpX gene encoding ATP-dependent Clp protease ATP-binding subunit ClpX yields MDEIKNGRSESLVKCAFCGRGQAQARKLIAGPGGIFICDNCVEVAHTIVEADKPKPAETVTAPEESPTPAAIKAALDEYMIGQDKAKKKIAVAVYNHYKRIRQPHSASDVEISKSNILLIGPTGTGKTLMAQILARILSVPFAIADATTLTEAGYVGEDVENVILKLYQAAKGDIARAQKGIIYIDEIDKISRKSDSPSITRDVSGEGVQQALLKIIEGTSANIPPQGGRKHPYQEFIPVDTTDILFICGGAFVGLDRIIAQRLGRSMVGFKAEAKVRPDAASGLLADLIPQDLIKYGLIPELVGRIPVVAVFDELGPDELVAILTRPKNAIIRQYQRLFEMEGVELEFSDEALAAIARKSLERKLGARGLRTIIEDLMLDLMFDLPSSRKPGRIKITKRMVEENGSERTKPVAGE; encoded by the coding sequence ATGGACGAGATCAAGAACGGCCGGTCCGAGAGCCTGGTCAAGTGCGCCTTCTGCGGCCGCGGCCAGGCCCAGGCCCGCAAGCTCATCGCCGGGCCCGGCGGCATCTTCATCTGCGACAACTGCGTCGAGGTGGCCCATACGATCGTCGAGGCCGACAAGCCCAAGCCGGCCGAGACCGTGACGGCGCCCGAGGAATCGCCCACTCCGGCCGCCATCAAGGCTGCCCTGGACGAATACATGATCGGCCAGGACAAGGCCAAAAAGAAGATCGCCGTGGCGGTCTACAACCACTATAAACGCATCCGCCAGCCTCACTCGGCCTCGGACGTCGAGATCTCCAAAAGCAACATCCTGCTGATCGGGCCGACGGGAACCGGTAAGACCCTCATGGCCCAGATCCTGGCCCGAATCTTGTCGGTGCCGTTCGCCATCGCCGACGCCACCACCCTGACCGAAGCGGGCTATGTCGGCGAGGACGTGGAGAACGTCATCCTCAAGCTCTACCAGGCGGCCAAGGGCGACATCGCCCGGGCCCAGAAGGGCATCATCTATATCGACGAGATCGACAAGATCAGCCGCAAAAGCGACAGCCCCTCGATCACCCGGGATGTCTCGGGCGAGGGCGTCCAACAGGCCTTGCTTAAAATCATCGAGGGAACGAGCGCCAACATCCCGCCGCAGGGAGGGCGTAAGCATCCCTATCAGGAATTCATCCCGGTCGACACGACCGACATCCTATTCATCTGCGGCGGAGCGTTCGTCGGGCTGGATCGGATCATCGCCCAGCGGCTGGGCCGTTCCATGGTCGGATTCAAGGCCGAGGCCAAAGTCCGGCCGGATGCGGCCTCCGGGCTGCTGGCCGATCTCATCCCGCAGGATCTGATCAAGTACGGCCTGATCCCCGAGCTGGTCGGCCGCATCCCGGTCGTGGCCGTCTTCGACGAGCTCGGCCCGGACGAGCTGGTCGCCATCCTGACCCGGCCCAAGAACGCCATCATCCGCCAGTACCAGCGGCTGTTCGAGATGGAGGGCGTCGAGCTGGAGTTTAGCGATGAAGCCCTGGCGGCCATCGCCCGCAAGTCCCTGGAGCGCAAGCTCGGGGCCCGCGGGCTGCGGACGATCATCGAGGACCTCATGCTCGATCTGATGTTCGATCTGCCCTCCTCGCGCAAGCCCGGCCGGATCAAGATCACCAAGCGGATGGTCGAGGAGAATGGGTCGGAGCGGACCAAGCCGGTCGCGGGAGAGTGA